In Streptomyces sannanensis, the DNA window ACGTCGAACAGCGTGCCCGGGCGGTCCGGGACCGCCTCGGCGAGTGCGTCCGTGGTGCCGACCGGGGTGGTGGCGATGACCAACGGGGCCCCGAAGGCCTGGGCCGCGTCCGCCCAGTCCGCGGTCCGGACGTCGACGCCGAGCCGCTCGCCCCAGCCGCGCATCTCGGCGGCGCGGGCCTCGCTGCGCACATAGGCGGTGACCGGGCCCGTACATATACGTGCCAGCGCGGCCAGCGCGGAGGACGCGGTGGCGCCCGCGCCGAGGATCGACGCGGACTCCGCCTTCTCCACGCCGCGCTCGGCCAACGCGGCGATCATGCCGGGGATGTCGGTGTTGTCGCCGACGCGGCGGCCGTCCTCGGTGAGGACGACCGTGTTGACCGCCTCGACGGAGGCGGCGGTGTCGCTGATCTCGTCGAGCAGCGGGATGACCGCCCGCTTGAGCGGCATGGTCAGCGACAGCCCCGCCCAGGAGTCGTCGAGCCCCGCGAAGAACCCGGGGAGCCCGGCCTCGTCCACCTCGTAGCGGTCGTAGGACCAGTGGGCGAGGCCGAGTGCCTCGTATGCGGCGCGGTGCAGCACCGGGGAGAGCGAGTGAGCGATGGGCGAGCCGAGTACCGCGGCCCTGCGGGACTCAGTTGATGCCCTGGTGATCATTGAACTTGTCCTTCAGCGTCTGGAACTCGGCGTACGTCTTGGCGAACTCGGTCTTGCTCATGCCGTCGGTCGCCACGAAGTACATCCAGCCGTCGTCCGTGGGGTTCACGGCCGCCGTCAGAGCCTCGTTGCCCGGGTTACTGATGGGCCCGGGGGTCAGCCCCCTCTGGGTGTAGGTGTTGTACGGGTCCTGGTTGCTGTTGGCTTCCTTCTCGGAGATCTTGATCTCGCTCTGGCCCAGGAGGTAATTGAGGGCGGAGTCGAACTGGAGCTTCTGGTTGGTCTCCGTGTTGGTGGGCTTGAGTCGGTTGTAGATGACCTCGGACATCTTCCGGAAGTCGTCGTGCGTCTTGCCCTCGACCTGCACCAGGCTGGCGAGCGTGAGCAACTGCCAGGGGCCTTCGAGGCCCATGGCCTTCGCCTTGTCCTCCAGGCCGAACGCCTCGTACTCCTCGTTGGCACGCGCCACCATCTGCTTGAGCACTGCCTCGGGCTTCATCCCCAGTGCGACCGGGTAGCGCGCGGGGAACAGGAAGCCCTCCAGCGGGTCCTTGACGTTCGGGTGGCCTTTCGCCCAGGCCGGCAGGCCCAGGTCGTTGGCGGACGCCTTGGCTGCCGCCTTGGTCGTTCCGGCCGACAGGCCCAGCTTCTTGTCGATGGCGGCGTACACCTGCGCGTTGCGCATTCCCTCAGGAATGATGAGCACGCTCAGGCTGGAGGGGTCGAGCATCATCTTGACCGCGTTGGCCGCGGACATGCCCTTTTTCAGGATGTAGACACCGGGCTGAATGGACTTGCCGTTGGGGTTCTGTTCCTGCGCCGCGACGAACGCGCCCCGGCTCTTGACCACACCGTTCTTGACGAGGATGTCGCCGATTTCGTAGCCGCCGGCGTCCTGGGGGATCTCGACCTGGACCTTGCCGCTGCCGGCTCCCTCGTAATCGGGGGCGGCACCGAAACGCGCCTGGTAGAACTGGTAACCGTAGTAGCCGACACCGCTGACGCCGCCGACGAGGACCACGGAGACGAAGAGGCAGGCGACGCCGTTGCGGCTCTTCTTCTTTTTCTTCGAGCGGCCACCGCCTCCGCCCCGGCGGGAGCCGCGCGGCTCCTCGTCATGGCCGTCGTCGTCGGATTCGGCCCCGTCGGAGAAGAACGGGTGCTCCTCCGGCTCCTCCTCCACCGGGTGGGCCTGCTCGGGGACCATGCGATGGCCGGGTGGCTGCGGCGGAGGATAGGCCTCCGGGGTGCCGTAGTAGTCCGGTGTCTGACCGTCGTAACCGACCGGGGGCTGCTGGGCGTACGGGTCGTACGCCGCCACGACCTGCTGACCCGTGTCCCAGTAGTACTGCTCCTGCGGCTGCTGCTGGGGGTGCTGCTGCGGCTGGGGCTGCTGGGGCTGCTGCAGCGGCTGGCCCTGCTGGTACTGGTACGGGTCGTACTGCTGCTGGCCGTACCCGGGCTGCTGCTGGCCGTCGTACGGAGGCTGCTGCTGCGCGGCCCAACCCCCGGCGTCACCGTAGAGAGGGTCCTCGGGATGCCACGGTTCGGGGCCTGCGCCCCGGCCATACTCAGTCATCGGTCCCCTAGAGCCGCGAGGCATCCGGTCGGTCCGCCTCTTCCTTGTACGGCGGCCGTTCGAGCGCCACCGCATCGCGCGGAACGTTACCGTATCGCGATCAGATGACCACTTCGACGCCCTCGCCGGGAGGATTACCCGATACCCGTTCAGACTCAAGAGCGTTCTGAAGGATGATCACAGCGGCTGCCTGGTCGATGACCGACCGGCCCTTCTTGGACTTCACCCCGGACGCGCGCAGGCCCTGAGTGGCCGTCACCGTGGTCATGCGCTCGTCGACGAGCCGCACCGGGACCGGTGCGATACCGCGGGCGAGCTCCTGGGCGAACTTGCGGACCTTGGCGGCCGCCGGGCCCTCCCGCCCGCTCAGCGAGCGGGGAAGGCCCACGACGACCTCGATGGGCTCGTACTCCTCGACGATCTGCCGCAGGCGCCGGTGGGCGGCCGGGATGTCACGTCCCGGCACGGTCTCCACCGGCGTGGCAAGGAGCCCGTCGGGGTCGCACGAGGCGACCCCGATACGGGCGTCCCCGACGTCGATCGCGAGACGACGTCCTCGGCGCATGACCATCAGGCCGTCTCGGTGACGAGACGCTCGACGGCGGCGATGGCGTCGCCGATGGCGTCCGGGTTCTGGCCGCCGCCCTGGGCGACGTCGGGCTTGCCGCCACCGCCGCCGCCGAGGGTCTTGGCGGCGGTGCGGACCAGCTCGCCGGCCTTGAGGCCGCGCTCGCGGGCGGCCTCGTTGGTGGCGATGACCGTCAGCGGACGGCCGTTGGCCGTGGTGAACAGGGCCACGACGGCGGCCCGGTCCCCCGGGATGCGCCCACGGACGTCCAGGACCAGCTTGCGCAGGTCGTCGGCGGAGGTGCCGTCCGGCACCTGGCCGGTGACAAGTGCGACGCCCCGCACGTCCTTGGCGCCCTCGGCGAGACCGGCGGCCGCGGCGAGGACCTTCTCCGCGCGGAACTTCTCGATCTCCTTCTCGGCGTCCTTCAGCTTGGCGAGCATGCCGGAGATCTTCTCGGGGAGCTCCTCGGGACGGCCCTTGACCAGCTCCTGGAGCTGGGCGACGACCGTGTGCTCCCTGGCGAGGAAGTTGTAGGCGTCCACGCCGACCAGGGCCTCGATACGGCGCACACCCGAACCGATGGACGACTCGCCCAGCAGCTTCACCAGACCCAGCTGGGCGGTGTTGCGGACGTGCGTACCGCCGCACAGCTCCTTGGAGAAGTCGCCGATGGTGACGACGCGGACCTGCTCGCCGTACTTCTCACCGAACTCGGCGATGGCGCCCTGCCGCTTGGCCTCGTCGATCGGCATGACCTCGGCGTGCACCTCGAGCTCACGCGAGAGCACCTCGTTGATCTTCTGCTCGACGTCGGTGAGGACCGTGCCGGGCACGGCGCTCGGGGAGCCGAAGTCGAAGCGGAAGCGGCCGGGCGAGTTCTCGGAGCCGGCCTGGGCGGCCGTCGGGCCGAGCGCGTCGCGCAGCGCCTGGTGGGTCAGGTGGGTTGCGCTGTGGGCGCGGGCGATGGCGCGGCGGCGCCTGACATCGATGGTGGAGTAGGCGGAGGAGCCGACCGTCACCTCGCCGACCTGGACGGAGCCCTTGTGGACGGACACGCCCGGGACCGGCTGCTGGACGTCACGGATCTCGATGACCGCGCCGGAGTGCAGCTTGATACGGCCCTGGTCGGCCAGCTGACCGCCGCCCTCGGCGTAGAACGGGGTGCGGTCGAGGACGACCTCGACCTCGTCGCCCTCGGAGGCGGCCGGCGACGGGACACCGTTGACCAGCAGACCGACGACCGTGGATTCGCCCTCGGTGTTGGTGTAGCCGGTGAACTGGGTGGCGCCGGAGCTGTCGGCGATCTCGCGGTAGGCGGAGACATCGGCGTGGCCGGTCTTCTTGGCCTTGGCATCGGCCTTGGCGCGCTCCCGCTGCTCCTTCATCAGGCGGCGGAAGCCTTCCTCGTCCACGGTCAGGCCCTGCTCGGCGGCCATCTCGAGGGTGAGGTCGATCGGGAAGCCCCAGGTGTCGTGGAGCAGGAACGCCTTGTCGCCGGCGAGGACCTTGCCGCCGCCGGCCTTGGTCTCGGTCACGGCGGTGTCGAGGATGTTGGTGCCGGCCTTCAGCGTCTTGAGGAAGGCGGCCTCCTCGGCGAGCGCGACGGTCTCGATGCGCTTGCGGTCGGTCTCCAGCTCCGGGTACTGCTCGCCCATCGTCCTGATGACGGTGTCGACGAGCTCGCCGACGACCGGGCCGGTGGCGCCGAGCATGCGCATGTTGCGGATGGCGCGGCGCATGATGCGGCGCAGGACGTAGCCGCGGCCCTCGTTGCCGGGGGTGACGCCGTCACCGATGAGCATCGCGGACGTACGCATGTGGTCGGCGACCACGCGCAGCGAGACGTCGCTGTCGTGGGCCTTGCCGTAGGCGACACCGGTGAGCTCGGTGGCCTTGTCGATGACGACCTTGAGGGTGTCGGTCTCGTACATGTTCTGGACGCCCTGGAGGATCATCGCCAGGCGTTCCATGCCGAGACCGGTGTCGATGTTCTTGCTCGGCAGGTCACCGAGGATCTCGAAGTCCTCCTTGCCGGTGCCCTGGCCGCGCTCGAACTGCATGAAGACCAGGTTCCAGATCTCCACGTACCGCTCGTCGTTGACGGCCGGGCCGCCCTCGACGCCGAAGTCGGGACCGCGGTCGTAGTTGATCTCGGAGCAGGGGCCGCAGGGGCCGGGGACGCCCATGGACCAGAAGTTGTCCTTCTTGCCCAGGCGCTGGATGCGCTCGGCGGGGACGCCCACGACGTCACGCCAGATGGCCTCGGCGTCATCATCGTCTTGGTAGACCGTGATCCAGAGCTTCTCCGCCTCCAGCCCGTAGCCGCCGTGCTCCACCGGAGCGGTCAGCAGCTCCCAGGCGAGCTTGATGGCGCCTTCCTTGAAGTAGTCGCCGAACGAGAAGTTGCCGCACATCTGGAAGAACGTGCCATGGCGGGTGGTCTTGCCGACCTCTTCGATGTCCGGCGTACGGACGCACTTCTGCACGCTGGCGGCACGCGGGAACGGCGGCTTGACCTCGCCCAGGAAGTAGGGCTTGAACGGCACCATGCCGGCCGGGACCAGGAGCAGAGTCGGGTCGTCCGCGATGAGCGACGCCGAAGGCACGACGGTGTGCCCGCGCTCCTCGAAGAAGCTCAGCCAGCGGCGGCGGATTTCAGCCGACTCCATCAGTGGTCCTCATTCCGGTTGTACGAGTACTTGGTGTAGGGGAGAGCGGCGAGACGCCGCTGCGCGGGAAGTTCGGGATCGTGGTCGACCGGCACCTCCAGGCCCAGCGCCTCACCCAGTTCGGCCTCGCGCTGAAGCATGCCCGCCCTGACGTCCAGGGCGAGGTCCTTGATCCGGTGGCCGGTCTCGATCGCCTTGTTCGCGGCCTGGGCGGCGAGGCTCTCCGGGGTCAGCTGCTTGAGCTTGCGGTTGACCTTGGTGGTGGCCCACACGCCGGCTGCGGCGCCCGCGGTGAACCAGAACGTACGACGGAACATCGCAGTGTCAGTCCTTCTTCCGCCCTCGCCGCGCAGACGGCAGGGTGCGTCCGACGATCACGGTGCGGGGCGGCTCGGGCGGCGTCTTGCGGCCGATGGCCCGGCGCACCCCGTATCCGAAGGCCGCGACCTTGATCAGCGGACCGCCGAAGGTCGAGGCCACGGTGGTGGAGAGCGCGGAGGCGTTGGAAGTGACCTCCTGGACGTCCGAGGCGATGGCGTCGACCCGGTCCAGCTGGGTCTGCGCGGAGCGCACAGTCGCGGAGGCGTCGGCGAGCAGCG includes these proteins:
- a CDS encoding DUF948 domain-containing protein, whose product is MSGGEVAGILVAVFWAILVSFLAVVLVRLAQILRAATKLVADVTEQAVPLLADASATVRSAQTQLDRVDAIASDVQEVTSNASALSTTVASTFGGPLIKVAAFGYGVRRAIGRKTPPEPPRTVIVGRTLPSARRGRKKD
- the ruvX gene encoding Holliday junction resolvase RuvX — encoded protein: MRRGRRLAIDVGDARIGVASCDPDGLLATPVETVPGRDIPAAHRRLRQIVEEYEPIEVVVGLPRSLSGREGPAAAKVRKFAQELARGIAPVPVRLVDERMTTVTATQGLRASGVKSKKGRSVIDQAAAVIILQNALESERVSGNPPGEGVEVVI
- the alaS gene encoding alanine--tRNA ligase; this encodes MESAEIRRRWLSFFEERGHTVVPSASLIADDPTLLLVPAGMVPFKPYFLGEVKPPFPRAASVQKCVRTPDIEEVGKTTRHGTFFQMCGNFSFGDYFKEGAIKLAWELLTAPVEHGGYGLEAEKLWITVYQDDDDAEAIWRDVVGVPAERIQRLGKKDNFWSMGVPGPCGPCSEINYDRGPDFGVEGGPAVNDERYVEIWNLVFMQFERGQGTGKEDFEILGDLPSKNIDTGLGMERLAMILQGVQNMYETDTLKVVIDKATELTGVAYGKAHDSDVSLRVVADHMRTSAMLIGDGVTPGNEGRGYVLRRIMRRAIRNMRMLGATGPVVGELVDTVIRTMGEQYPELETDRKRIETVALAEEAAFLKTLKAGTNILDTAVTETKAGGGKVLAGDKAFLLHDTWGFPIDLTLEMAAEQGLTVDEEGFRRLMKEQRERAKADAKAKKTGHADVSAYREIADSSGATQFTGYTNTEGESTVVGLLVNGVPSPAASEGDEVEVVLDRTPFYAEGGGQLADQGRIKLHSGAVIEIRDVQQPVPGVSVHKGSVQVGEVTVGSSAYSTIDVRRRRAIARAHSATHLTHQALRDALGPTAAQAGSENSPGRFRFDFGSPSAVPGTVLTDVEQKINEVLSRELEVHAEVMPIDEAKRQGAIAEFGEKYGEQVRVVTIGDFSKELCGGTHVRNTAQLGLVKLLGESSIGSGVRRIEALVGVDAYNFLAREHTVVAQLQELVKGRPEELPEKISGMLAKLKDAEKEIEKFRAEKVLAAAAGLAEGAKDVRGVALVTGQVPDGTSADDLRKLVLDVRGRIPGDRAAVVALFTTANGRPLTVIATNEAARERGLKAGELVRTAAKTLGGGGGGKPDVAQGGGQNPDAIGDAIAAVERLVTETA
- a CDS encoding shikimate dehydrogenase translates to MITRASTESRRAAVLGSPIAHSLSPVLHRAAYEALGLAHWSYDRYEVDEAGLPGFFAGLDDSWAGLSLTMPLKRAVIPLLDEISDTAASVEAVNTVVLTEDGRRVGDNTDIPGMIAALAERGVEKAESASILGAGATASSALAALARICTGPVTAYVRSEARAAEMRGWGERLGVDVRTADWADAAQAFGAPLVIATTPVGTTDALAEAVPDRPGTLFDVLYDPWPTALAAAWSERDGKVVGGLDLLVHQAVLQVEQMTGRSPAPLAAMRAAGERALADR
- the mltG gene encoding endolytic transglycosylase MltG, whose product is MTEYGRGAGPEPWHPEDPLYGDAGGWAAQQQPPYDGQQQPGYGQQQYDPYQYQQGQPLQQPQQPQPQQHPQQQPQEQYYWDTGQQVVAAYDPYAQQPPVGYDGQTPDYYGTPEAYPPPQPPGHRMVPEQAHPVEEEPEEHPFFSDGAESDDDGHDEEPRGSRRGGGGGRSKKKKKSRNGVACLFVSVVLVGGVSGVGYYGYQFYQARFGAAPDYEGAGSGKVQVEIPQDAGGYEIGDILVKNGVVKSRGAFVAAQEQNPNGKSIQPGVYILKKGMSAANAVKMMLDPSSLSVLIIPEGMRNAQVYAAIDKKLGLSAGTTKAAAKASANDLGLPAWAKGHPNVKDPLEGFLFPARYPVALGMKPEAVLKQMVARANEEYEAFGLEDKAKAMGLEGPWQLLTLASLVQVEGKTHDDFRKMSEVIYNRLKPTNTETNQKLQFDSALNYLLGQSEIKISEKEANSNQDPYNTYTQRGLTPGPISNPGNEALTAAVNPTDDGWMYFVATDGMSKTEFAKTYAEFQTLKDKFNDHQGIN